The Mycolicibacterium duvalii DNA window GGACCAGTGCATGGACTTGGCGGCGGCACTGACCTACTGGGCGGTGCTGTCGCTGTTCCCGGCGCTGGTGGTGGTGATGTCGCTGCTCGGGGTCTTCGGTCAGGATCAGCGCACCGCCGACGCGATCCTGCAGATCGTCGATGACGTCAGTCCGGGAGCGGCCGTCGACACCCTGCGCCAGCCCATCGAGCAGATCGCCAGTTCACCGTCCGCCGGGCTGACACTGGTCGCGGGCATCCTCGGCGCGCTGTGGTCGGCGTCGGGCTTCGTCGGCGCGTTCGGACGCGCGATGAACCGCATCTACGAAGTCGAGGAGGGCCGCTCCGCGGTCAAGCTGCGCGTGCAGCAGCTCCTGATCACGTTCGCCGGGCTGATCATCGCAGCCGCGGTCGCGTTCCTGCTGGCCGTCAGCGGGCCCGTGGCTGAAGCGGTCGGCAACTACATCGGTCTCGGCACCACCGGCCTGACGGTGTGGAACATCGCACGCTGGCCGGTGGTACTGGCCCTGGTCGTGCTCGGCGTGGCGATGCTCTATCGGGTCAGCCCCAACGTGAAGCAACCCCGATTTCGCTGGATCAGCGTCGGCGCGGCGATCGCAATCGTGGTCTGGGTCGTCGCGTCGCTGCTGTTCGGTCTCTACGTGGCGAATTTCGGTAGCTACGACCGGACCTTCGGCGCGTTGGCCGGCGTCATCGTGTTCCTGCTGTGGGTGTGGATCACCAACCTGGCGTTGCTCTTCGGCGCGGAGATCGACGCCGAGCTCGAGCGCGGCCGGCAGTTGCAGGCCGGCATCCCGGCCGAGGACACGCTCAAGCTGCCGCTGCGCGACACCGCTGCGATCGACAAGCTCACCGAGCAGGATCGCAGAGACCGGGCGCGGGGCCGGCTCCTGCGCCGGTCGCACGGTCGCCGCGGCTGACGGGCACGATCACGCGGCGTCGTTTGACCGGCACAGACCCCGGGTACCGCCGGTGCAGCCGCTTGAAAGGAGCGCTCATGAGTGTCACCGGACGAACCCGTTCCCTGGCCCGAACCGGACTGAAGGTGCAGCGCCGGGTCGCGCTGGCCCAGATGTTGTTCTGGCCCGCAGTCCTGGCCACCGCAGGGGTGCTCGGCGCCGGTGTCGTGATGGCCCGCCGCCGCAACAACCAATCCCAGTCGACCGCCCCCGATCTGGCCGCCCCCGATCCGGCCGCAGCGGTCAGCTGACCCATGCGCATCGTCGTCACGGGCGCCTCGGGCAACGTCGGCACCGCGCTGCTGCGCCGGTTGACCCGACTGGGCGTCCATGACGTGGTCGGGGTGGTACGGCGGCCGCCGCGGCCGGTCGGCGTTTACGAGCACGTGCGTTGGCACAGCATCGATCTGGCCGCCGACGACGCCGCCGCCCAGCTACGACCGGTCTTCGACGGGGCCGACGCGGTCGTGCATCTGGCGTGGGGCTTTCAGCCCACCCGCAACGTCGACTATCTGCACCGCGTCGGGGTGGGCGGCACCACGGCGGTGCTGGACGCGGCCGACGCCACCTCCGTCGGTCAGCTGCTGCACATGTCGTCGGTCGGCACCTACGCGGCCGGACGCTACGGTCAGCGCATCGACGAGTCCTGGCCCACCTCGGGCATCCCCTCCTCGCCCTACAGCCGCCACAAGTCCGAGGCCGAGGCGGTGCTCGACGAGTACGAAAGCGACCGCGGCGAGGGCGGTGTGCCGATCGCCCGGATGCGACCCGGCTTCATCGTGCAGCGCGCGGCCGCCAGCGGGCTGATGCGCTACGCGCTGCCGGGTTTCCTGCCCACGCTGGCGGTGCCGCTGCTGCCGGTGTTGCCGGTCGACCGCGCGCTGTGCATTCCCCTGGTCCACGCCGACGACGTCGCAGCCGCGGTGCTCAGCGCCGTCGAGCGTAAGGCCACCGGCGCGTTCAACCTGGCCGCCGATCCTCCCCTGACACGCGACGGTGTGGCAAAGGTGATGCACGCCAAGCCGATTCACATCCCGTCCGGACTGCTGGGCACGCTGGTCGACCTGAGCTGGCGTACCCGTGTGCAGCCCATCGACCGCGGCTGGCTGGACATGGCCTTCACGGTGCCGCTGCTCAATTGCGCGCGGGCACGTGCCGAGCTCGACTGGCGCCCGCAGTGGTCCTCGATGGCCGCGCTGTCCGACGTGCTGACCGGCGTCGCCCAGCAGGCCTACGCCGAGAGCCCGCCGCTGCGCCGGCGTTCCATGCTCGAACAGCTCCGTCGCGACCTCACCGACGGGCAGCTGACCACCCGTCACCTGCCGTGACGCCGCCGGACCCGATCGAGGAGGCGGTCGTCGTGATCGGCGCCGGTCCGAGCGGTCTGGCCGTGGCACGTCAGCTCAAGTACGGCCAGCACATCGACGCACTGGTCCTCGACCGCGCCGGCGCCCCAGCCTGGTCGTGGCGCACCCGCTACGACGGATTCCGATTGAACACCTGCGGGTTCTGGTCCCATCTTCCCGGACAACCGATCCCGCTGCAGCACGGCCGCTGGCCCGGCCGCGAAGACATGGTCGCGTACTTCGACGACTACGTTAGGCGGCAAGGACTGCGTACCCGGTTCGGCGTGACCGTCGAGCGGTTGGAGCGCCACCGCGGCCGGTGGCTGATCCACACCGGTCATGAATCATATTGTGCATCAGCAGTTCTGGTTGCAACCGGCAACTACCACACGCCGTGGACACCGCAGTGGCCGGGTCGCGACGAATTCACCGGCCGGCTGCTGCACTCGGCGGAGTGCCGCAACGCCGCGGCATTGCACGGCTGCGACGTCCTGGTGGTGGGGTCGGGCAACTCGGCCACCGACATCGCACTGCAGCTCAGTAATGGTGTCGCGCAGCGTGTCCGAATGTCTGTGCGCACGCCCCCGCACCTGGTGCCGCGGGCCGCGGCCGGCATTCCCGTCGACGCGTTCAGCCCGCTGTTCACACGGCTGCCGGCGGCTGTGCTCGACGCAGCCGCGGCGGTGATGCGCCGCGTGTGGTTCGGCGACCTGCGCGCGGCCGGACTTCCACCGCCACGCCTTGGGATCTACACCGCGCTCCTCGAGGAGCATCGCGTTCCGACGCTCGCCGACGAGCTGGTGCCACGCATCAAAGACGGGCGTATTCAGGTGGTCGCGGCGGTGCGCGAATTCAGCCGCGACCGTGTGGTGCTGGCCGACGGCAGCCAGGTGCGTCCCGACGTCGTGATCGCTGCCACCGGCTACCGCCGGGGACTGGAACCGCTCGTCGGCCATCTCGGCGTGCTCGATGACTCCGGCGTTCCCGTCAACAACGGGGTCCGCTGCGCGGCACCGGGCCTGTGGTTCCTCGGGTACGACGAACCCCTGATCGGCCCGCTGCGTGCGCTGCGGCAGCACGCCGGACCGGTCGCCGCCGAGATGGCCGGGTACCTCGGCGATCAGCGCCGCAACGCCGGCACCCCGAATGCCAG harbors:
- a CDS encoding YihY/virulence factor BrkB family protein, which codes for MQYQSSGSASQHRVRPRRKTGPVIGAFLAGLATGAVTTLRRSRTGAQAEPPVRRDDGRVPRTAPTSQEPVPHPDDPVKPQSPTELTRPSVRFVLRQTIGEFSRDQCMDLAAALTYWAVLSLFPALVVVMSLLGVFGQDQRTADAILQIVDDVSPGAAVDTLRQPIEQIASSPSAGLTLVAGILGALWSASGFVGAFGRAMNRIYEVEEGRSAVKLRVQQLLITFAGLIIAAAVAFLLAVSGPVAEAVGNYIGLGTTGLTVWNIARWPVVLALVVLGVAMLYRVSPNVKQPRFRWISVGAAIAIVVWVVASLLFGLYVANFGSYDRTFGALAGVIVFLLWVWITNLALLFGAEIDAELERGRQLQAGIPAEDTLKLPLRDTAAIDKLTEQDRRDRARGRLLRRSHGRRG
- a CDS encoding NAD-dependent epimerase/dehydratase family protein produces the protein MRIVVTGASGNVGTALLRRLTRLGVHDVVGVVRRPPRPVGVYEHVRWHSIDLAADDAAAQLRPVFDGADAVVHLAWGFQPTRNVDYLHRVGVGGTTAVLDAADATSVGQLLHMSSVGTYAAGRYGQRIDESWPTSGIPSSPYSRHKSEAEAVLDEYESDRGEGGVPIARMRPGFIVQRAAASGLMRYALPGFLPTLAVPLLPVLPVDRALCIPLVHADDVAAAVLSAVERKATGAFNLAADPPLTRDGVAKVMHAKPIHIPSGLLGTLVDLSWRTRVQPIDRGWLDMAFTVPLLNCARARAELDWRPQWSSMAALSDVLTGVAQQAYAESPPLRRRSMLEQLRRDLTDGQLTTRHLP
- a CDS encoding flavin-containing monooxygenase, with the protein product MTPPDPIEEAVVVIGAGPSGLAVARQLKYGQHIDALVLDRAGAPAWSWRTRYDGFRLNTCGFWSHLPGQPIPLQHGRWPGREDMVAYFDDYVRRQGLRTRFGVTVERLERHRGRWLIHTGHESYCASAVLVATGNYHTPWTPQWPGRDEFTGRLLHSAECRNAAALHGCDVLVVGSGNSATDIALQLSNGVAQRVRMSVRTPPHLVPRAAAGIPVDAFSPLFTRLPAAVLDAAAAVMRRVWFGDLRAAGLPPPRLGIYTALLEEHRVPTLADELVPRIKDGRIQVVAAVREFSRDRVVLADGSQVRPDVVIAATGYRRGLEPLVGHLGVLDDSGVPVNNGVRCAAPGLWFLGYDEPLIGPLRALRQHAGPVAAEMAGYLGDQRRNAGTPNASSATSSST